In a genomic window of Arthrobacter woluwensis:
- a CDS encoding alpha/beta hydrolase, translating into MRWRRGRWRRPAVDPAVTAFEKAAAPFKKPEPSDPAGRRRVAQENDDRIQAEFAEQPPETATADHLIPVRQAPDVRVRVYWPGEEPTSPGAGLPVLVYCYGGGFTLGGIDWQAWDARLRRRAQDAGVIIVAPDYAHAPELQFPVQPEQCWAAFEWAFEHAEELGGSRDRIAVGGASSGGNLAAAVTLMNRDRNRIPVRLQILENPALDLTIGHADMSGIGPSMPHVILEKAGRALVAQYLGPDRALAREPYASPLLAESHEGLPPAVIFTAELDPLRGDGEAYARALSASGVPVTALRFVSQTHESLGIPVPFAAGDFAHRAWVNEVARLRE; encoded by the coding sequence ATGAGGTGGAGACGTGGGCGCTGGCGGCGTCCCGCCGTCGACCCGGCCGTCACCGCCTTCGAGAAGGCTGCGGCTCCTTTCAAGAAGCCGGAACCGTCCGATCCCGCCGGGCGTCGCCGCGTGGCCCAGGAGAATGACGACCGGATCCAGGCCGAGTTCGCCGAGCAGCCTCCTGAAACCGCGACGGCGGATCACCTCATCCCGGTGCGTCAGGCGCCAGACGTGCGGGTGCGGGTGTACTGGCCGGGCGAGGAGCCGACGTCCCCCGGGGCCGGGCTCCCGGTACTCGTGTACTGCTACGGCGGCGGCTTCACCCTGGGCGGGATCGACTGGCAGGCCTGGGACGCCCGATTGCGACGGCGGGCGCAGGACGCCGGGGTCATCATCGTGGCGCCGGACTACGCGCACGCGCCTGAGCTCCAGTTCCCGGTCCAGCCGGAGCAGTGCTGGGCGGCGTTCGAGTGGGCCTTTGAGCACGCCGAGGAGCTGGGAGGGTCGCGGGACCGGATTGCCGTCGGCGGCGCCTCGTCTGGCGGCAACCTCGCGGCGGCGGTGACGCTCATGAATCGCGACCGGAACCGAATCCCCGTGCGGCTTCAGATCCTGGAGAACCCGGCCCTCGATCTCACGATCGGCCACGCGGACATGAGCGGCATCGGCCCGAGCATGCCGCACGTCATCCTGGAGAAGGCGGGCCGGGCGCTCGTGGCCCAGTACCTCGGACCGGACCGGGCGCTGGCCCGCGAGCCGTATGCGTCACCTCTCCTCGCGGAGTCGCACGAGGGTCTCCCACCCGCCGTGATCTTCACCGCGGAGTTGGACCCGCTGCGCGGCGATGGCGAGGCGTATGCCCGGGCGCTCTCGGCGTCCGGTGTCCCGGTGACGGCACTGAGGTTCGTGTCGCAGACCCACGAGTCCTTGGGGATCCCGGTCCCGTTCGCGGCGGGCGACTTCGCACACCGCGCGTGGGTGAACGAGGTGGCGCGGCTGCGGGAGTAG
- a CDS encoding LacI family DNA-binding transcriptional regulator yields MTVTKARPSVYDVAAAAGVSTASISRYFRTPEKLSETLRDRIQSAVQELGYLPSGLARGLAERSTGTLGFYSFSGHEPDEWDRGPVPSAEGEVPRVEYRGRWPRLFPLYADEVLRGIELECTLRRLPLLVGWQDADGRGVGLDDIARRSDGLVVLPATIEEAQLRLLAQRLPMVLVSQLVPEGMAASSVRVDDFSGIRALTAHLADEHGARRFAFAGSATGAEHAARHAGFTAALQDRGLGAPAEPLVDAGSRSATYAAVTTLLTSAPTFADSLPDAIVCSSDQTALGVQAALVEHGIAVPGDIAVTGFDGIDAARLADPPLTTVRQPMDELGRVAVELLTEALDAPGTSRHVVLPVAMLLGRSCGCP; encoded by the coding sequence ATGACCGTGACGAAGGCGCGTCCATCGGTGTACGACGTCGCAGCGGCGGCCGGTGTGTCCACGGCGTCGATCTCGAGGTACTTCCGCACTCCGGAAAAGCTCAGCGAGACGCTCCGGGACCGCATCCAGAGCGCCGTCCAGGAACTCGGCTATCTGCCCAGCGGTTTGGCCCGCGGCCTCGCCGAACGGAGCACCGGTACCCTCGGCTTCTACTCGTTCAGCGGGCACGAACCCGACGAATGGGACCGCGGCCCGGTGCCGAGCGCCGAGGGCGAGGTGCCTCGCGTCGAGTACCGCGGACGCTGGCCCCGGCTGTTCCCTCTCTATGCCGACGAGGTGCTGCGGGGCATCGAACTCGAGTGCACCTTGCGCCGGCTCCCACTCCTGGTCGGATGGCAGGACGCCGACGGCCGCGGCGTGGGGCTCGATGACATCGCACGCCGCAGCGACGGTCTCGTGGTGCTGCCCGCCACGATCGAGGAGGCGCAATTGCGGCTCCTGGCGCAGCGGCTCCCGATGGTTCTCGTCTCCCAGCTGGTGCCGGAGGGTATGGCGGCATCCTCCGTCAGGGTGGACGACTTCAGCGGCATTCGGGCCCTCACGGCGCATCTGGCCGACGAGCACGGCGCTCGCCGTTTCGCGTTCGCGGGTTCCGCCACGGGAGCCGAGCATGCGGCTCGCCACGCGGGTTTCACCGCGGCACTGCAGGACCGCGGCCTGGGGGCGCCGGCGGAGCCGCTCGTGGACGCCGGGTCCCGCTCCGCCACGTACGCCGCCGTGACCACACTGCTGACGTCGGCTCCGACGTTCGCGGACTCACTCCCGGACGCGATCGTCTGTTCCAGTGATCAGACGGCCCTGGGGGTGCAGGCCGCGCTCGTGGAGCACGGGATCGCGGTCCCCGGCGACATCGCCGTCACCGGCTTCGACGGCATCGACGCGGCCCGGCTGGCGGATCCGCCACTCACGACGGTCCGTCAGCCGATGGACGAGCTCGGGCGCGTCGCCGTAGAGCTCCTCACCGAGGCGCTCGACGCGCCGGGGACCAGCCGGCACGTCGTCCTGCCCGTGGCGATGCTCCTGGGCCGCAGCTGCGGCTGCCCCTGA
- a CDS encoding serine hydrolase domain-containing protein, whose translation MYAHTALWWKVVIVTQEVLPRQTPEQLGVDPRGIGSFLDAVEAAGIELHSLMISVDGAVVAESWWHPYDASTPHLLYSLSKSFTSLAAGIAESEGLLRRDDRLSDLLPEASGYGEATIADALRMSVCHLLDPVLDPSVELPVTDDGLLQLLSAYHPERRPGEIFTYDQLATFAVAKIIERAAGTSLFDYLRPRLLEPLGATEAKWAGGDSNPGFTGLHLRTESIAAFGQLLLQRGVWQGRRLVPAEWIDQATSVRISNDADHRFPPGQPVDRDSSLGYGYQFWIGDHGYHAGGAYSQLCIVLPGVNSVIALTASTVLGQPLLDAVWEHLLPVLSDRDDAPGADAEATDSATLSRRLQETAISAPTAGAERRAEAQAKANLGMLAGLVLALRGEAAPDGWVEAAERAPEWAALAAQAIGAAGARLAPPSSYSVAGTVFTRAPSEPGLPEVRFGGLGGTDLPELEEVRLDGDTLTLTLDGVAYRLQVGGDDWAQGKLLSDPPVRFATRGGWNGTDAFEAELRMIEGPHVGLLSLSPATGRFSFTWREPTLVGRGLAGYQV comes from the coding sequence ATGTATGCGCATACAGCCCTCTGGTGGAAGGTGGTCATCGTGACCCAGGAAGTGTTGCCTCGTCAGACTCCCGAACAGCTCGGCGTGGACCCCCGCGGAATCGGTTCCTTCCTCGACGCGGTCGAGGCCGCGGGCATCGAGCTGCACAGCCTCATGATCTCGGTCGACGGCGCCGTCGTCGCCGAGTCCTGGTGGCATCCGTACGACGCGTCCACACCTCATCTGCTGTACTCGCTGAGCAAGAGCTTCACCTCCCTGGCGGCGGGCATCGCGGAGTCCGAGGGCCTGCTCCGCAGGGACGATCGGCTGTCCGATCTCCTCCCGGAGGCCTCGGGTTACGGCGAAGCGACGATCGCCGACGCCCTGCGGATGTCGGTGTGCCATCTCCTCGACCCGGTCCTCGACCCGAGCGTCGAGCTTCCGGTCACCGACGACGGCCTCCTCCAGCTGCTGTCCGCGTACCACCCCGAGCGGCGTCCGGGCGAGATCTTCACCTACGACCAGCTCGCCACCTTCGCGGTCGCCAAGATCATCGAACGCGCCGCCGGAACCTCCCTCTTCGACTATCTCCGCCCTCGCCTGCTCGAACCCCTCGGGGCGACGGAGGCGAAATGGGCCGGCGGCGACTCCAACCCCGGCTTCACGGGCCTCCACCTCCGCACCGAATCGATCGCCGCGTTCGGGCAGCTGCTCCTGCAGCGCGGCGTCTGGCAGGGCCGCCGGCTCGTGCCGGCGGAGTGGATCGATCAGGCCACCTCGGTGCGGATCAGCAATGACGCGGACCACCGGTTCCCGCCGGGCCAGCCGGTGGATCGGGACAGCTCGCTCGGGTACGGGTATCAGTTCTGGATCGGCGATCACGGCTATCACGCGGGCGGCGCCTACAGCCAGTTGTGCATCGTGCTTCCGGGGGTGAACTCGGTGATCGCCCTGACCGCCTCGACCGTGCTCGGCCAGCCCCTCCTCGACGCCGTCTGGGAACATCTGCTCCCCGTGCTGTCCGACCGGGACGACGCTCCTGGGGCCGATGCCGAGGCCACGGACAGCGCCACTCTCTCCCGCCGCCTTCAGGAAACGGCCATCTCCGCGCCCACCGCCGGCGCCGAACGCCGCGCCGAGGCGCAGGCGAAGGCCAATCTGGGAATGCTGGCGGGACTCGTCCTGGCGCTGCGGGGCGAGGCTGCGCCTGACGGCTGGGTGGAGGCCGCCGAGCGTGCGCCGGAGTGGGCCGCCCTGGCCGCCCAGGCGATCGGGGCTGCGGGCGCACGGCTGGCGCCGCCGTCGTCGTACAGCGTCGCCGGGACTGTTTTCACTCGCGCGCCCAGCGAGCCGGGCCTCCCCGAGGTGCGTTTCGGCGGGCTGGGCGGCACAGACCTGCCGGAGCTCGAAGAGGTGCGGCTCGACGGCGACACCCTGACCTTGACGCTCGACGGCGTGGCCTATCGTCTCCAGGTCGGCGGCGATGACTGGGCGCAAGGCAAGTTGCTGAGCGATCCTCCGGTCCGCTTCGCCACGCGGGGCGGCTGGAACGGGACCGATGCGTTCGAGGCCGAGCTCCGGATGATCGAGGGCCCGCATGTGGGGCTGCTCAGCCTCTCCCCCGCGACCGGGCGCTTCTCCTTCACGTGGCGGGAACCGACGCTCGTGGGCCGGGGCCTCGCGGGCTACCAGGTGTAG
- a CDS encoding MFS transporter, translating to MSVQKRIPAALDPSPAVPEPVLHLADAETVPGERQTPWFWVSFALAWGATGVAQGVAGVAVPQLLKQWDAASASANLSVLLTVGGFATLVVTPVFGRLSDRSRSRLGLRRPWILTGSLIALAGYLALAWAPSPAWLWIGIVLNYVGWGAVAMAQHSLFADQIRRRIRAIMSAVTGAAGTVGILVGTMMTGQLASLGQAAMFLIPGAVAVVLSLTLFFTLRDLRRTDAPPPFNLEAFISTFWLSPRRHPDFAWAWICRFLMTASIVTVTSYLYLTISGRFDLDDPSVIAGVQTQATLVFTVCNLLFAFIFGVISDRTRRRKPSVLFGAMLSAIGLIVAVATPGLPIFLVGIALIGAGQGAYISADVALMTECLPSVDEAGKDLGIVALAYLLPNIFVPVLGFLLTRIGSPTGENFVALYVAAFAMAVLAGLSVLRIRSVPLMNCLNGKVGLG from the coding sequence ATGTCGGTCCAGAAGAGAATCCCCGCCGCGCTCGACCCGTCGCCGGCCGTTCCGGAACCCGTCCTGCACCTGGCCGACGCCGAAACGGTGCCCGGGGAACGGCAGACTCCCTGGTTCTGGGTGAGCTTCGCCCTCGCCTGGGGCGCCACCGGCGTCGCGCAGGGGGTGGCCGGCGTCGCGGTGCCTCAGCTGCTGAAACAGTGGGACGCTGCGAGCGCCTCGGCGAACCTCAGCGTCCTGCTGACGGTGGGCGGCTTCGCAACGCTTGTGGTGACCCCGGTCTTCGGGCGGCTGAGCGACCGCTCGCGATCCCGCCTGGGGCTGCGGCGGCCGTGGATCCTGACCGGATCGCTGATCGCCCTCGCCGGCTACCTCGCGCTCGCCTGGGCGCCCTCCCCCGCCTGGCTCTGGATCGGCATCGTGCTGAACTATGTGGGCTGGGGCGCCGTCGCCATGGCGCAGCACAGCCTCTTCGCGGATCAGATCCGGCGCCGGATCCGCGCCATCATGTCGGCGGTCACCGGGGCGGCCGGCACGGTCGGCATCCTGGTGGGCACGATGATGACCGGGCAGCTCGCCTCCCTGGGGCAGGCCGCCATGTTCCTCATCCCGGGCGCCGTGGCGGTGGTGCTGTCTCTGACGCTGTTCTTCACTCTGCGGGATCTCCGTCGGACGGACGCTCCCCCGCCGTTCAATCTGGAAGCGTTCATCAGCACCTTCTGGCTCAGTCCGCGGCGCCATCCTGATTTCGCCTGGGCCTGGATCTGCCGTTTCCTCATGACCGCGTCGATCGTCACGGTGACGAGCTACCTCTATCTGACGATCTCCGGACGGTTCGACCTCGACGATCCCTCGGTGATCGCCGGCGTGCAGACCCAGGCCACGCTGGTCTTCACCGTCTGCAATCTGCTGTTCGCCTTCATCTTCGGCGTCATCTCGGACCGGACCAGGCGGCGCAAGCCGAGCGTGCTGTTCGGCGCGATGCTCAGTGCCATCGGTCTCATCGTGGCGGTCGCGACGCCGGGGCTGCCCATCTTCCTGGTCGGCATCGCCCTGATCGGCGCGGGACAGGGCGCGTACATCTCGGCCGACGTGGCCCTGATGACCGAATGCCTCCCCTCGGTGGACGAGGCCGGCAAGGACCTCGGGATCGTCGCGCTGGCGTATCTGCTGCCGAATATCTTCGTCCCGGTGCTCGGCTTCCTCCTCACCAGGATCGGCTCGCCCACCGGGGAGAACTTCGTAGCCCTCTATGTGGCCGCCTTCGCCATGGCCGTGCTGGCCGGTCTGTCCGTCCTCAGAATCAGGAGTGTGCCGCTGATGAACTGCCTCAACGGGAAGGTCGGCCTCGGATGA